A part of Pseudomonas sp. HR96 genomic DNA contains:
- a CDS encoding histidine kinase sensor domain-containing protein, protein MLVAFCLLMISLSWWVGRYVEERNANLSEQARAELRGYAREAEQAWLDGGQAGADRWLAAYAEVHPDSPATLVGADLQPLGSQPLSAEMHRHMTFLRGVDWPVSRHSKTLPWLRLDFPGAPQRGSLVLQLPAPMLPGRYALAWQLIINGLLPGLLTLLFCAGLYRLLIRPLNLLREQANAWRADPLGVRLSPAATTRKDELGELGRAFDQLSERLQGTVALQHQLLRDLSHELRTPLSRLKVAGDSELDGERLRQRLVREVDGMQRLVEDTLQLAWLDAERSPRVPEPIQVQALWELVAENACFETRWPAARLLCTVPAECWVLGDLDTLAQALENILRNAIRHSPSHGRIGLHGQLQGEQWLLWLDDEGGGVAAEDLERIFDPFIRLDGSRPGDGGFGLGLSIARNALQAQGGALWAQNTRHGLRLNLRLRRAVEPSPATVLADASL, encoded by the coding sequence ATGCTGGTCGCCTTCTGCCTGCTGATGATCAGCCTGAGCTGGTGGGTGGGGCGCTACGTCGAGGAGCGCAACGCCAACCTGTCCGAGCAGGCCCGCGCCGAGCTGCGCGGCTACGCCCGTGAAGCCGAGCAGGCCTGGCTAGACGGCGGCCAGGCGGGGGCCGACCGCTGGCTGGCGGCGTACGCCGAGGTCCATCCCGACAGCCCGGCGACCCTGGTGGGCGCCGATCTGCAACCGCTGGGCAGTCAGCCACTGAGCGCCGAAATGCACCGGCACATGACCTTCCTGCGTGGCGTCGACTGGCCGGTAAGCCGGCACAGCAAGACCCTGCCCTGGCTCAGGCTGGACTTCCCGGGGGCGCCGCAGCGCGGCAGCCTGGTCCTGCAACTGCCGGCGCCGATGCTGCCGGGCCGCTATGCACTGGCCTGGCAGTTGATCATCAATGGCCTGTTGCCGGGTCTGCTGACCCTGTTGTTCTGCGCCGGCCTGTACCGCCTGCTGATTCGCCCGCTCAATCTCCTGCGCGAGCAGGCCAACGCCTGGCGCGCCGACCCGCTGGGCGTGCGCCTGTCGCCGGCGGCGACCACGCGCAAGGATGAACTGGGCGAGCTGGGTCGCGCCTTCGACCAGCTGTCCGAACGCCTGCAGGGCACGGTGGCCCTGCAGCACCAGTTGCTGCGCGACCTGTCCCATGAATTGCGCACCCCGCTGAGCCGCCTGAAGGTGGCCGGTGACAGCGAGCTGGACGGCGAACGCCTGCGCCAACGCCTGGTGCGTGAGGTCGATGGCATGCAGCGGCTGGTGGAGGACACCCTGCAACTGGCCTGGCTCGACGCCGAACGCAGCCCGCGCGTGCCGGAACCGATCCAGGTCCAGGCGCTGTGGGAGCTGGTGGCGGAGAACGCCTGCTTTGAAACCCGCTGGCCCGCAGCCCGGTTACTGTGCACCGTGCCCGCTGAATGCTGGGTACTGGGCGACCTCGACACCCTGGCCCAGGCCCTGGAAAACATCCTGCGCAATGCCATCCGCCACTCGCCCAGCCATGGCCGCATCGGCCTGCATGGCCAGTTGCAAGGCGAACAGTGGCTGTTGTGGCTTGACGACGAAGGCGGCGGCGTAGCAGCCGAGGATCTGGAGCGGATCTTCGACCCGTTCATCCGCCTGGACGGCTCACGGCCCGGCGACGGCGGCTTCGGCCTTGGCCTGAGCATTGCGCGCAACGCCCTGCAGGCCCAGGGCGGGGCGCTGTGGGCGCAGAACACCCGCCATGGCCTGCGGCTCAATCTGCGCCTGCGCCGGGCGGTCGAACCATCCCCTGCTACCGTACTGGCAGATGCCTCCTTATAA
- the arsC gene encoding arsenate reductase (glutaredoxin) (This arsenate reductase requires both glutathione and glutaredoxin to convert arsenate to arsenite, after which the efflux transporter formed by ArsA and ArsB can extrude the arsenite from the cell, providing resistance.): MTDLTLYHNPRCSKSRAALELLEARGLQPTVVRYLETPPDAATLQHLIDLLGIGARQLLRTGEDEYKALGLADASLDDGQLVAAMVAHPKLIERPILVNGNRAAIGRPTDNLLEILP; this comes from the coding sequence ATGACCGATCTGACGCTGTACCACAACCCACGCTGCTCGAAATCCCGGGCTGCCCTCGAGTTGCTGGAGGCCCGCGGCCTGCAGCCGACCGTGGTGCGCTATCTGGAAACACCACCCGACGCCGCCACTCTCCAGCACCTGATCGACCTGCTCGGCATTGGCGCGCGGCAGTTGCTGCGCACCGGTGAAGACGAGTACAAGGCGCTGGGCCTGGCCGACGCCAGCCTGGATGACGGCCAGCTTGTCGCGGCCATGGTCGCCCATCCAAAGCTCATCGAGCGGCCCATTCTGGTCAACGGCAACCGCGCCGCCATTGGGCGGCCCACCGACAACCTGCTGGAGATCCTGCCGTGA
- the ttcA gene encoding tRNA 2-thiocytidine(32) synthetase TtcA, whose amino-acid sequence MGTLSVSQNKLQKRLRRLAGEAVADYNMIEDGDKVMVCLSGGKDSYTMLDVLMHLQKVAPIKFEIVAVNMDQKQPGFPEHVLPAYLKELGIEYHIVEKDTYSVVKELIPEGKTTCSLCSRLRRGTLYTFADEIGATKMALGHHRDDIVETFFLNMFFNGSLKAMPPKLRADDGRNVVIRPLAYCNEKDIQAYSDFKQFPIIPCNLCGSQENLQRQVVKDMLVEWERKHPGRTDSIFRGLQNVVPSQLADRNLFDFGGLKIDETAASRFVSVVNL is encoded by the coding sequence ATGGGCACTCTTTCGGTCAGTCAGAACAAATTGCAGAAACGTCTTCGTCGCCTGGCCGGGGAAGCGGTCGCCGACTACAACATGATCGAGGATGGCGACAAGGTCATGGTCTGCCTGTCCGGCGGCAAAGACAGCTACACCATGCTCGACGTGCTGATGCACCTGCAGAAGGTGGCGCCGATCAAGTTCGAGATCGTCGCGGTGAACATGGATCAGAAACAGCCCGGCTTTCCCGAGCATGTGCTGCCGGCCTACCTCAAGGAGTTGGGCATCGAGTACCACATCGTCGAGAAGGACACCTATTCGGTGGTCAAGGAGCTGATTCCCGAAGGCAAGACCACCTGCTCGCTGTGCTCGCGCCTGCGCCGCGGCACGCTGTACACCTTTGCCGACGAGATCGGCGCAACCAAGATGGCCCTGGGGCATCACCGCGACGACATCGTCGAAACCTTCTTTCTCAACATGTTCTTCAATGGCTCGCTGAAGGCCATGCCCCCCAAGTTGCGGGCCGATGACGGCCGCAACGTGGTGATCCGCCCGTTGGCCTACTGCAACGAGAAGGACATCCAGGCCTACTCCGACTTCAAGCAGTTCCCGATCATCCCGTGCAACCTCTGCGGCTCCCAGGAAAACCTGCAGCGCCAAGTGGTCAAGGACATGCTGGTGGAGTGGGAGCGCAAGCACCCGGGGCGCACTGACAGCATCTTCCGCGGCCTGCAGAACGTGGTGCCGTCGCAACTGGCGGATCGCAACCTGTTCGATTTCGGCGGGTTGAAGATCGACGAGACGGCGGCATCGCGGTTCGTTTCGGTGGTCAATCTCTAA
- a CDS encoding Yip1 family protein — protein MIHHVVGLFTHPDQEWQDIRGDREVSLGRLYFTHTLILALVPAIAAFIGTTRTGWVIGERPAVLLSGGDALWMAGMSYLAMLAGVAVMGMFIHWMARTYDAYPSFARCVAFATYTATPLFIGGLAALYPHLWLGMLTGTAAICYTVYLLYVGLPTFMNVARDDGFLFASSVLAVGLVVLVAIMALTVIIWGLGVGPVYVP, from the coding sequence ATGATTCATCACGTCGTGGGCTTGTTCACCCACCCCGATCAAGAATGGCAAGACATCCGTGGCGACAGGGAAGTCAGCCTTGGCCGGCTGTACTTCACCCACACCCTGATCCTCGCCCTTGTTCCGGCCATTGCCGCATTCATCGGCACCACCCGCACCGGCTGGGTGATCGGCGAGCGCCCTGCCGTACTGCTCAGCGGGGGTGATGCGCTGTGGATGGCCGGCATGTCGTACCTGGCAATGCTCGCCGGGGTGGCAGTGATGGGCATGTTCATCCACTGGATGGCCCGCACCTACGATGCCTACCCCAGCTTCGCGCGCTGCGTGGCCTTCGCCACCTACACCGCGACGCCGCTGTTCATCGGCGGTCTGGCCGCGCTGTATCCGCATCTGTGGCTGGGCATGCTGACCGGCACGGCGGCGATCTGCTACACCGTCTACCTGCTTTACGTCGGCCTGCCGACCTTCATGAACGTGGCCCGTGACGACGGCTTCCTGTTCGCCAGTTCGGTGCTCGCCGTCGGCCTGGTGGTGCTGGTGGCGATCATGGCGCTGACCGTGATCATCTGGGGGCTGGGGGTCGGCCCGGTGTATGTGCCGTGA
- a CDS encoding META domain-containing protein, with protein sequence MNRLALTALLGATLLAGCAGHSSKLQAERTYSVEWIGDRPLLDNSHLTLTLASDGRAYGTAGCNHWFAAYTLAHHHLNFATPGSTRRLCAPAVMEQEQRFLKALETVQRWDIQPNEQLRLWPENGQPLRLWPEEG encoded by the coding sequence GTGAACCGGCTGGCCCTGACTGCCCTGCTCGGCGCCACGCTGCTGGCCGGTTGTGCTGGCCATTCGTCCAAATTGCAGGCCGAACGCACCTATTCGGTGGAGTGGATCGGCGACCGGCCGCTGCTCGACAACAGCCACCTGACCCTGACCCTGGCCAGCGACGGCCGCGCCTACGGTACCGCCGGCTGCAACCATTGGTTCGCCGCCTACACCCTGGCGCACCATCACCTGAACTTCGCCACCCCCGGCAGCACCCGGCGCCTCTGCGCCCCGGCGGTGATGGAACAGGAGCAGCGTTTCCTCAAGGCGCTGGAGACCGTGCAGCGCTGGGACATCCAGCCCAACGAGCAACTGCGCCTATGGCCGGAGAATGGCCAGCCATTGCGGCTCTGGCCCGAGGAAGGCTGA
- a CDS encoding SprT family zinc-dependent metalloprotease produces MPEQLESRVEACFQQAEDFFKRSFKRPHVSLKLRGQKAGVAHLHENLLRFNSQLYRENREDFLRQTVAHEVAHLVAHQLFGDRIQPHGEEWQLIMRGVYELPPNRCHTYEIKRRGGTRYIYQCPCTPEFPFTAQRHGLVRKGRRYLCRRCRAPLVFSGQTRVE; encoded by the coding sequence ATGCCCGAGCAACTCGAGTCCCGCGTCGAAGCCTGTTTCCAGCAGGCTGAAGACTTTTTCAAGCGCTCATTCAAGCGACCGCACGTCAGCCTCAAGCTGCGAGGGCAAAAGGCCGGCGTCGCCCACCTGCACGAAAACCTGCTGCGCTTCAATTCGCAGCTGTACCGCGAGAACCGCGAAGACTTCCTGCGCCAGACTGTGGCCCACGAGGTGGCGCACCTGGTGGCCCACCAGCTGTTCGGCGACCGGATCCAGCCCCATGGCGAGGAGTGGCAGCTGATCATGCGCGGCGTCTACGAGCTGCCGCCCAACCGCTGCCATACCTACGAGATCAAGCGCCGCGGTGGCACCCGATATATCTACCAGTGCCCTTGCACGCCGGAATTCCCCTTCACCGCGCAGCGCCATGGCCTGGTGCGCAAGGGCCGGCGCTACCTGTGCCGACGCTGCCGGGCGCCGCTGGTGTTCAGTGGGCAGACGCGGGTGGAGTGA
- a CDS encoding TlpA disulfide reductase family protein has translation MARQFSHALAVVLLAFTLGGCGAGDYGVDQHGRKVAAGELDQHWRVVNYWAEWCAPCRREIPEFNALAQQVKAAGVRVVGVNFDNLQGEELRKASQTLGIDYTVLAENPAPRFDLPESQGLPVTYLIDPRGKVREQLLGEQTASSVLARLKAAGGL, from the coding sequence GTGGCAAGGCAGTTTTCGCATGCGCTGGCGGTGGTACTGCTGGCGTTCACGCTGGGGGGCTGTGGCGCTGGCGACTACGGTGTCGATCAGCACGGGCGCAAGGTCGCTGCCGGGGAACTCGACCAGCATTGGCGGGTGGTCAACTACTGGGCCGAATGGTGCGCCCCGTGCCGTCGGGAAATCCCCGAGTTCAATGCCCTGGCGCAGCAGGTGAAGGCTGCCGGGGTGCGAGTGGTCGGGGTCAACTTCGACAACCTGCAGGGCGAGGAGCTGCGCAAGGCCAGCCAGACCCTGGGCATCGACTACACCGTGCTGGCGGAAAACCCCGCACCCAGGTTCGACCTGCCGGAGAGCCAAGGGCTGCCGGTGACCTATCTGATCGACCCCAGGGGCAAGGTGCGCGAGCAGCTGTTGGGGGAACAGACGGCGAGCAGTGTGCTGGCGCGGCTCAAGGCTGCCGGAGGGTTGTAG
- the wrbA gene encoding NAD(P)H:quinone oxidoreductase, translating to MSAGYILVLYYSRHGATAEMARHIARGVELGGLEARLRTVPAISAECEAVAADIPESGALYASIDDLKHCAGLALGSPTRFGNMAAPLKYFLDGTSTLWLNGALVGKPAGVFTSTASLHGGQESTLLSMMLPLLHHGMLITGLPYSESALLETRGGGTPYGASHHAGADGKRALDEQEIALCKALGSRLAATAARLEP from the coding sequence GTGAGCGCCGGTTACATCCTCGTGCTGTATTACAGCCGCCATGGCGCCACCGCCGAGATGGCCCGCCATATCGCCCGCGGCGTCGAACTGGGCGGCCTGGAAGCGCGCCTGCGCACGGTGCCCGCCATCTCCGCCGAGTGCGAAGCGGTGGCCGCGGACATTCCCGAAAGCGGAGCCTTGTACGCCAGCATCGACGACCTTAAACACTGCGCAGGCCTGGCGCTGGGCAGCCCGACGCGCTTCGGCAACATGGCCGCGCCACTCAAGTACTTTCTCGACGGCACCAGCACGCTGTGGCTCAACGGCGCGCTGGTCGGCAAGCCGGCCGGGGTGTTCACCTCCACCGCCAGCCTGCATGGCGGCCAGGAGTCGACGCTGCTGTCGATGATGCTGCCATTGCTGCACCACGGCATGCTGATCACCGGCCTGCCCTACAGCGAGTCGGCGCTGCTGGAGACTCGGGGCGGCGGCACCCCCTACGGCGCCAGCCACCACGCCGGTGCCGACGGCAAGCGCGCCCTGGACGAACAGGAAATCGCCCTGTGCAAGGCCCTGGGTTCGCGCCTGGCCGCCACCGCTGCGCGGCTGGAACCCTGA
- a CDS encoding response regulator transcription factor, which yields MTPANPVVPRVLTIEDDPVLGAYVHEQLGRCGFQVTWCRNGREGLDLARDPAFDVVLMDILLPGMNGLDVLQSLRESTAVPVILMSALGAESDRISGFRRGADDYLPKPFSMDELHVRVEAILRRVALERRRREPQPTLIADSLAFDEQTCDVSRHGRAAGLTPSEYRLLETLHRQHEEVLSKAFLYQHVLQRGYSQHDRSLDMHVSQIRRKLKAIGYAERQLRTVWGKGYVLSSRELDS from the coding sequence ATGACTCCCGCGAACCCTGTCGTGCCCCGCGTGTTGACCATCGAAGACGACCCGGTGCTGGGCGCCTACGTCCACGAGCAGCTGGGTCGCTGCGGGTTCCAGGTCACCTGGTGCCGCAATGGCCGCGAGGGCCTGGACCTGGCGCGTGACCCGGCTTTCGACGTGGTGCTGATGGACATCCTGCTGCCCGGCATGAACGGCCTCGACGTCCTGCAAAGCCTGCGCGAAAGCACGGCGGTGCCGGTGATTCTGATGTCGGCGCTGGGCGCCGAGAGCGACCGTATCAGTGGCTTTCGGCGCGGCGCCGACGATTACCTGCCCAAGCCGTTCAGCATGGACGAGCTGCACGTGCGGGTCGAAGCCATCCTGCGCCGCGTGGCCCTCGAGCGACGCCGTCGCGAGCCGCAGCCAACCCTGATCGCCGACAGCCTGGCGTTCGACGAGCAGACCTGCGACGTGTCGCGCCACGGGCGTGCCGCCGGGCTGACCCCCAGCGAGTACCGCCTGCTGGAAACCCTGCACCGCCAGCACGAGGAGGTGCTGAGCAAGGCCTTCCTTTATCAGCACGTGCTGCAGCGCGGCTATTCGCAGCACGACCGCAGCCTGGACATGCACGTCAGCCAGATCCGCCGCAAGCTCAAGGCCATCGGTTACGCCGAGCGCCAGCTGCGCACGGTGTGGGGCAAAGGCTATGTGCTGAGCAGCCGCGAGCTGGACAGTTGA
- a CDS encoding DNA-3-methyladenine glycosylase I codes for MQDYKWLNEYCLNRFGSAKALQAQLPVAQTPAQLRSIGADRYLSTMALRVFRAGLKHSLVDAKWPAFEQVFFGFDPEKVVLMGAEHLERLMQDTRIIRHLGKLKSVPRNAQLILDVAHEHGSFGQFIADWPVTDITGLWQYIARHGNQMGGLSAPRFLRMVGKDTFIPSWDVVAALNAQNIVDKVPSSKRDQAAVQAAFNQWHAESGRPMCELSAMLAFTVNH; via the coding sequence ATGCAGGATTACAAATGGCTTAACGAATACTGCCTGAACCGGTTCGGCTCGGCGAAGGCGTTGCAGGCCCAACTGCCGGTAGCGCAGACCCCGGCCCAGCTGCGCAGCATTGGCGCCGATCGGTACCTGTCGACCATGGCCTTGCGGGTGTTCCGGGCGGGCCTCAAGCACAGCCTGGTGGACGCCAAGTGGCCGGCGTTCGAGCAGGTGTTCTTTGGTTTCGACCCGGAAAAAGTCGTGCTGATGGGGGCCGAGCACCTGGAGCGACTGATGCAGGACACCCGCATCATCCGCCACCTGGGCAAGCTCAAGAGCGTGCCGCGCAACGCCCAGCTGATTCTCGACGTGGCCCATGAGCACGGCAGCTTCGGCCAGTTCATCGCTGACTGGCCGGTGACCGACATCACCGGCCTATGGCAGTACATTGCCCGGCATGGCAACCAGATGGGCGGTCTGTCTGCGCCGCGCTTTCTGCGCATGGTCGGCAAGGACACCTTCATTCCCAGCTGGGACGTGGTCGCGGCGCTCAACGCGCAGAACATCGTCGACAAGGTGCCGTCGAGCAAGCGCGACCAGGCCGCCGTGCAGGCGGCGTTCAACCAGTGGCACGCCGAGAGCGGGCGACCAATGTGCGAGCTGTCGGCCATGCTGGCTTTTACCGTGAACCACTAG